A single genomic interval of Lewinellaceae bacterium harbors:
- a CDS encoding nuclear transport factor 2 family protein — MKNSTLLIALFAIFALPAFSQQKLAGEEAAIKKVIEDETMYFFQRNFDKWAECVAHDDMAYFSYTSPFHGEQALMEAHGWEEISKFTKEVMEKWPANENIPDKTDYKFKVAGNMAYVTFTENENLAETRVLEKKDGQWRILRMEATNSGAFEKFHQLYALHRMAGAWEIDLATFKKSAGDWTLVSTVMEIERTPTGLSHTEHSTYRNDQGDLRVYEEQGMMSVNMNTGVIGAFSAPHYPYSGWTEAAYGSGKFDEEGVLHIKGGGVGDAENVAEVKFWLEGDNLNFWQEVKNQKGEMVYASSYQMHRKGAAARP, encoded by the coding sequence ATGAAAAACAGCACTCTTCTCATCGCACTATTTGCCATATTTGCCCTTCCCGCTTTTTCACAACAAAAACTCGCCGGCGAAGAAGCCGCCATCAAAAAGGTCATCGAAGACGAAACGATGTACTTCTTCCAGCGCAACTTCGACAAATGGGCGGAGTGTGTCGCCCACGACGACATGGCCTATTTCTCTTACACCAGCCCTTTTCACGGAGAACAAGCCCTGATGGAGGCACACGGCTGGGAAGAAATTTCCAAATTCACAAAAGAGGTGATGGAGAAGTGGCCAGCCAACGAGAATATTCCTGATAAAACGGACTACAAATTTAAGGTGGCCGGAAATATGGCTTATGTCACCTTCACGGAAAACGAAAACCTGGCCGAAACCAGAGTGCTGGAAAAAAAAGACGGCCAGTGGCGCATCCTCCGCATGGAAGCGACCAACTCCGGAGCTTTTGAGAAATTCCATCAGCTATACGCCCTGCACCGCATGGCCGGCGCCTGGGAAATCGATCTGGCTACTTTCAAAAAAAGCGCCGGAGACTGGACGCTGGTCAGCACCGTCATGGAAATAGAACGGACGCCCACCGGCCTGTCCCACACAGAACATTCCACCTACCGAAACGACCAGGGGGACCTGCGGGTGTACGAAGAACAAGGCATGATGAGCGTCAACATGAATACGGGCGTCATCGGTGCCTTTAGTGCGCCCCACTACCCTTATTCCGGCTGGACGGAAGCAGCTTACGGAAGCGGCAAGTTCGATGAAGAAGGTGTATTGCACATCAAAGGCGGCGGTGTAGGCGATGCCGAAAACGTGGCTGAGGTAAAGTTTTGGCTGGAGGGAGACAACCTGAACTTCTGGCAGGAAGTAAAGAACCAGAAAGGCGAAATGGTATATGCCTCCAGTTACCAGATGCACCGGAAAGGGGCGGCGGCGAGGCCGTAA
- a CDS encoding TonB-dependent receptor — translation MTFFLFYSQSIQAQSQISGTVQTENGQPLPFANVLLLSAADSSLIKGQVSGEDGGYLLKNIASGNYLVMASMVGYLEYYSRPFQMKAGASSMNLDAITLLEDVTELKAVEVVAKKPLFEQKIDRLVINVENSITSAGSSALEVLERSPGVVVNRQNNSISIAGKDGVVVMINGKINRMPLEAVVQMLEGMPSSNIESIELITTPPANFDAEGNAGFINIVLKQSNDNGLNGAYTFSGGYGRGSTASSGINFNYRQKDINLYGDYSFSREAQEQVFTFGREVMLEGQTIGTDTRSVRDPIQRNHNARLGLDWNLSPKTVLGVLLSGYDNRWSMDALNHSAISRNGLPDTLLSIANDEVNHWKHLGGNLNLQHTIREGEILAFDADYLRYDNVNPTNYFITYSDGTGAFLFQEQTFSGKSTPIEVGVGKLDYAKNISEKLKMEAGLKGTLSRFDNDVTVSRIENGGSVNDPNLTAKYQLEESIAAAYSAFSLKVDDKSDLKLGLRYEYTNSNLGTVEQANIVDRQYGNFFPSVFLSRAFNDQNSVNASYSRRITRPTFNDMAPFVIFVDPYTFFSGNAALQPSISNNVKVDYRFKTALFSIQYAVEDSAIARFQSRVIEGTNQQLIAAENMKNRKTASITTAFPIQVSKWWRMQNNLIGSWQEVNAYFDGEPVRVSTKNLRVVWINMITLPKDFSAEVVGFYQTRGLFGAAKFLPIGALNIGIQKKFNGNAGTLRFGVDDLLNSLRWRGKSNFPEYNLVSSFEADFSQRTFKLTYSRNFGNEQLKRQRQRATGSEEERGRVN, via the coding sequence ATGACCTTCTTTTTGTTTTACTCCCAGTCCATCCAAGCCCAATCGCAAATATCTGGCACAGTCCAAACAGAAAATGGGCAGCCGCTTCCTTTTGCGAATGTGCTCCTCCTTTCCGCCGCCGACAGTTCTCTGATAAAAGGCCAAGTATCCGGTGAGGATGGCGGTTACTTGCTGAAAAACATCGCCTCCGGCAACTACTTGGTGATGGCCAGCATGGTCGGTTATCTGGAATACTATTCCAGGCCATTCCAAATGAAGGCCGGGGCAAGCTCGATGAATTTGGATGCCATCACCTTACTGGAAGATGTGACGGAACTGAAAGCCGTTGAGGTGGTGGCGAAAAAGCCGCTTTTCGAGCAAAAAATCGACCGCCTCGTGATCAACGTGGAAAATAGCATCACCTCTGCCGGCAGCTCGGCGCTGGAGGTGCTGGAACGCTCCCCCGGCGTCGTTGTCAACCGCCAGAACAACAGCATTTCCATAGCCGGCAAAGACGGCGTGGTGGTAATGATCAACGGCAAGATCAACCGAATGCCCCTGGAGGCAGTAGTGCAAATGTTGGAGGGGATGCCTTCCAGCAATATTGAGAGCATAGAACTGATCACCACGCCCCCTGCCAATTTCGACGCTGAAGGCAATGCCGGCTTTATCAACATCGTACTGAAGCAATCGAACGACAACGGGCTGAACGGCGCCTACACGTTCTCCGGCGGCTATGGCAGGGGCAGCACCGCCTCTTCCGGCATCAATTTCAACTACCGTCAGAAAGACATCAACCTGTATGGCGATTACTCCTTCAGCCGGGAGGCGCAGGAACAGGTTTTTACTTTTGGAAGAGAGGTCATGCTCGAAGGACAAACCATCGGAACGGATACCCGCAGCGTGCGCGACCCCATCCAGCGCAACCACAATGCGAGGTTAGGATTGGACTGGAACCTGAGCCCCAAAACCGTCCTGGGCGTGCTCCTCTCCGGCTATGACAATCGCTGGAGCATGGATGCGCTGAACCACTCTGCCATTTCCCGGAACGGCTTGCCGGACACCCTGCTGTCTATCGCCAACGATGAGGTCAATCACTGGAAACACCTGGGCGGCAACCTGAACCTCCAGCATACCATCCGGGAAGGGGAAATCCTCGCCTTCGACGCCGACTACCTCCGCTACGACAACGTAAACCCAACCAACTACTTCATTACCTATTCGGACGGGACGGGCGCCTTTTTATTCCAGGAACAAACCTTCAGCGGCAAATCCACCCCTATCGAGGTTGGGGTGGGAAAACTGGACTATGCCAAAAACATTTCTGAAAAACTGAAAATGGAGGCCGGCCTGAAAGGGACCCTCTCCCGCTTCGACAACGATGTGACCGTCTCCAGGATCGAGAACGGCGGCTCAGTGAACGACCCCAACCTGACCGCTAAATACCAGCTAGAAGAAAGCATTGCCGCCGCCTACTCGGCCTTCAGCCTGAAGGTGGACGATAAATCGGACCTGAAACTCGGCCTGCGCTACGAATACACCAATTCCAACCTCGGCACAGTAGAACAAGCCAATATTGTGGACCGGCAGTATGGCAATTTCTTTCCCAGCGTTTTCTTATCCAGAGCATTCAACGACCAGAATTCGGTAAATGCTTCCTACAGCCGCCGCATTACCCGCCCCACTTTCAATGATATGGCACCTTTTGTGATTTTCGTGGATCCCTACACTTTCTTTTCCGGAAATGCCGCCCTGCAACCTTCCATTTCCAATAACGTGAAGGTGGATTACCGTTTCAAAACGGCCCTGTTTTCCATACAGTACGCAGTGGAAGACAGCGCTATCGCCCGTTTCCAGTCCCGGGTCATTGAAGGCACCAACCAGCAGCTCATTGCTGCGGAAAACATGAAGAACCGCAAAACGGCTTCCATCACTACCGCATTCCCCATACAGGTGTCGAAGTGGTGGAGAATGCAGAACAACCTCATCGGTTCCTGGCAGGAGGTGAATGCTTATTTCGACGGCGAGCCGGTGCGGGTGAGTACAAAAAACCTCCGGGTAGTCTGGATCAACATGATTACCCTGCCTAAGGATTTCAGCGCTGAAGTAGTAGGCTTTTACCAAACGAGGGGGCTTTTCGGCGCCGCCAAATTCCTGCCGATCGGCGCACTGAATATCGGAATCCAGAAAAAATTCAACGGCAACGCGGGTACGCTCCGCTTCGGCGTAGATGATTTGTTGAATTCGCTGAGATGGCGCGGCAAAAGCAATTTTCCCGAGTATAACTTAGTCTCCAGCTTTGAAGCCGACTTCAGCCAGCGTACTTTTAAGTTGACTTATTCTCGTAATTTTGGGAATGAGCAATTGAAGCGGCAACGGCAAAGGGCGACGGGGTCGGAGGAGGAAAGGGGGAGGGTGAATTAA
- the holA gene encoding DNA polymerase III subunit delta, with product MEFDHVLKELKSKQYHPIYFLHGQESYFIDEIAHYIEKNVLTESERAFNQTILYGKDVDHLAILDTARRYPMMSSRQVVLLKEAQDMKTLSELLSYIEKPMESTILVICHKHKRYNFNSKFGKALKKNALVFESKPLYDNQVPGWISIYLKGKKLKITPKAAELIAEYLGTDLSKVANELDKLAINLPPGTEVNDQHIEAHIGISKDYNIFELQRALGQRDVLKANRIINYFAANPRKNPMPVLIGALYSYFSKVYMYHEAKKLPEKELLSTLQLRSNFFLKEYRATARNFPPAQAEKAITLLKEYDLKSKGVGYNSTGKPEGELMKELVWRLLH from the coding sequence TTGGAATTTGATCATGTACTAAAAGAGCTTAAGAGCAAACAATACCATCCCATCTACTTCCTGCACGGGCAGGAATCCTACTTTATTGACGAAATTGCCCATTACATCGAGAAGAACGTCCTGACGGAATCCGAGCGGGCGTTCAACCAAACTATTCTTTACGGCAAGGACGTCGACCATTTGGCCATATTGGATACTGCCCGCCGCTACCCTATGATGTCTTCCCGCCAGGTGGTTTTGCTTAAAGAAGCGCAGGACATGAAGACGCTTTCCGAGCTGTTGAGCTACATTGAAAAGCCAATGGAGAGCACCATTCTCGTGATCTGCCATAAGCACAAGCGCTACAATTTCAACTCCAAATTTGGCAAGGCCCTCAAAAAAAACGCCCTGGTTTTCGAGTCCAAGCCCTTGTACGACAACCAGGTGCCAGGCTGGATCAGTATATACCTCAAAGGCAAGAAGCTCAAAATTACACCCAAAGCCGCAGAGTTGATTGCCGAATACTTAGGCACAGACCTCTCCAAAGTAGCCAACGAACTGGACAAGCTGGCCATCAACCTGCCGCCGGGCACCGAAGTCAACGATCAGCACATCGAGGCCCACATCGGGATCAGCAAAGATTACAACATTTTCGAACTGCAGCGGGCTCTTGGGCAGCGCGACGTGCTGAAAGCCAACCGCATCATCAACTACTTTGCCGCCAACCCCCGGAAGAACCCCATGCCGGTGCTCATTGGCGCCCTGTACAGCTACTTCAGCAAAGTCTACATGTACCACGAAGCCAAAAAATTGCCGGAAAAAGAATTATTAAGCACCTTGCAGTTGCGATCCAATTTTTTTCTAAAAGAATACCGGGCCACCGCCCGGAATTTCCCCCCCGCTCAGGCCGAAAAGGCCATAACCCTTCTGAAAGAATACGACCTTAAATCCAAAGGCGTCGGCTACAACAGCACCGGCAAGCCGGAAGGCGAGTTGATGAAAGAGCTGGTTTGGAGGTTGTTGCATTGA
- a CDS encoding alpha/beta hydrolase, whose amino-acid sequence MNHLDDWRRAGKTFNWNGHRIFYREAGRGEALLLLHGFPTASWDWHKVWPALEGQFHVIAPDFPGFGFSDKPRKYDYAIAQQADMVEELVGCLGIQGFHILAHDYGDTVAQELLARHNGREGGFGEALAIQSLCLLNGGLFPEAHAPRLVQHLMASPIGRFLTPFLSKRTLARNFRAIFGPETLPSPEEIDEFWSLITHNQGKKVMHLLIRYMAERRTFRERWVGALQQADLPIRLIDGAADPISGRHLGERYQQLIPDPDVVFMEGVGHYPQIEAPELVVQHFLKFREGSV is encoded by the coding sequence ATGAACCACCTGGACGACTGGCGCCGCGCCGGCAAAACCTTCAACTGGAACGGCCACCGCATCTTCTACCGCGAAGCGGGCAGGGGAGAAGCCCTGCTGCTCCTCCACGGCTTCCCCACCGCTTCCTGGGACTGGCACAAGGTATGGCCGGCTCTGGAAGGGCAATTCCACGTCATCGCTCCTGACTTTCCGGGCTTTGGCTTTTCCGACAAACCCCGCAAATACGATTATGCCATCGCCCAACAGGCGGATATGGTGGAAGAACTGGTGGGATGCCTTGGCATTCAAGGTTTCCACATTCTGGCTCACGATTACGGAGATACGGTGGCGCAGGAACTGCTCGCCCGCCACAACGGGCGGGAAGGTGGCTTTGGAGAGGCTCTGGCTATTCAAAGCCTTTGCCTGCTCAACGGCGGCCTGTTTCCGGAGGCGCATGCGCCCCGCCTGGTGCAACACCTGATGGCCTCGCCCATTGGACGATTTCTGACTCCCTTTTTATCCAAACGAACCCTTGCCCGCAATTTCAGGGCCATCTTCGGCCCGGAGACGCTACCCTCTCCGGAAGAGATCGACGAATTCTGGTCCCTGATAACGCACAACCAGGGCAAAAAAGTCATGCATCTTCTGATACGCTACATGGCCGAGCGCCGCACATTCCGCGAACGCTGGGTGGGCGCCTTACAGCAGGCTGACCTCCCCATTCGCCTGATCGACGGCGCGGCCGACCCTATCTCCGGGCGCCATCTGGGGGAGCGCTACCAGCAACTGATCCCTGATCCGGATGTCGTTTTTATGGAGGGCGTCGGCCATTATCCGCAGATAGAGGCGCCGGAGCTGGTGGTGCAGCATTTCCTGAAGTTTAGGGAGGGGAGCGTGTAA